A stretch of DNA from Rhodothermales bacterium:
GGCTTTGGGAATTCCGACGTACGCCAGACCGTCCCGCTGCGGACCGCCGTAGGCCTGCAGGGTCAAGGTTGAGCGGTCTCCATAGCGGGTGATACCGGCAAAGAACCGGGTGAACTCGGTCCAGGACCAATCGCGGTACCCGTCTGATTCGAGGCGCGAGAGTCTGCCGTACGCCACATACCGATCGCCCAGGAGGCCGGTGTTTCCGGAAATCGACATCCTTCGCGTGCCGAACGCGCCGAGTCCGGCTTCCACCCGGGCGTACGGATACGGCTTGTAGGGCATCGCCCGAATATTGATGGCCCCACCGATGGCAGCCGGCCCATAGAAGCTGGAGCCCGCACCGCGCTGCACCTGGATGTCATCAATCACCCCCTGGATGTCGAAGAAGTTGATCCAGAACACGTTGAATTCCTCGGGGTCATTCTGGGGAATGCCGTTGATGGACACAGCCACGCGGCGCTGGCCGAAGCCCCGCATGCGCAGGTAGCTGTAGCCGACGCCGTTGCCGTTTTCCGAGTACCAGGTGATTGACGGCAGGCTGGACAGATGTACCGGCAGGTCCTTCATTTCGGGCCGCCGGTCGAGTTCGGCGCGCTCCAGGTTCGACGCGGTGACCGGTGTCAGCTGAGGGCGGGCCCGGTTACCCGTCACCACCACTTCTGGCGCGGTCAGGGTGGCATTCCGAACGATGAGGGCGATGGTCTCATCGCCCGATACATCCAGCGGGATTTCCGCTGCTGTAAATCCCAGGTGGGTCGCCCGCACCGTGTAGGTCCCCGCCCGGATCACCAGGGAAAACTGGCCATCGTTGTCGGTGACGGTGCCGTATCGCTGGAGGCCGGTTGCAGCATCGAGCAGCACCACCTCGGCGCGAGCCAGGCGCTCGCCGTCTGTAGTCTCGACCGTGCCGCTGACGCTCTGGGCCGCGGCGGTTGCCGGCACCAGAATCAGGGCCAGCAGGAGAATTCTGAACATTGTTCGCTACGCGATTGGCGGCGCCGGTGCATCCTGGGGCCGCCTTCGCGAGGCGCTGTTTCCCTCCGCCGGTACGAGCCGGTTCAGGTTCCAAGGGTATGATCTCAGCCCGGGTTTCGGGCACCCCCAACAGGACGGTGGTCAGCCGCGTGAAAGAACGGGGGGTGTACTGCGGGCGTGGTGGGAGGTTCGGGGCGCGGCGTGAGTTCGCGAAGGCTCAACGTTACGCGAGTGGCCTGGCTGGGTCGAGGGGATGTATTGAGGCATCCCATGCGCTGACGGAAAGCGAGATCGGTCTCCGCCAGGCAGCGCGGATGCTTGGCACGTCCCCCACCCAGATCTACCGGCTGCTCGACACGACCGTACCTGGAAAACCTGTTGGCCAGCTCCTGGCGTTGCTGGCGCTCCTAGACCGAAAAGTGGAGGTGAGCGTGCGCAGGGCCGGATGAACCCGCTCAACCGTTCCCCCTCCGCGCCAACCGGCTGAACTCGCGCACAGCCCGCCCGTTGGCCTCCTAACCAGGAGGCACCAATGGCCAACATCATCATTCCGCCGGGCTGGCGGATCCACGATCGCGAAGCCACCGACCGAGGCGGCTACACGAACCGTCGGCAGTTCATGAAGAACACCGGCATGGCCATCGCCGGGCTGGCTGTGGCCCCCGGATGCATGGCGCGCAGCAAGCCGTCCATCGTCCCGGCCGGTCCCCTGGATACCATCCCGGACGATGCGCCCCGTGCCGGCCTCCCAGCCGCGAGGAATGCCCGGTATACGGTGCCCGAGCGACCGCTGACAGACCGTGTGACCGCCTCCAGCTATAACAACTTTTATGAGTTCATCTCGACGGGTGATCTCAAGAACGTGTGGCCACTCGTCGGCGACTACGACCCGTTCCCTGAGACGATCAAGGTGCGGGGCATGGTTGAGGAAGACCTCGACCTGAATCTTTCCGAGCTCATCGAAGAGATGGATCTCGAGGAGCGATTGTACCGCTTTCGGTGCGTCGAGGCCTGGTCCATGACCATTCCCTGGACAGGCTTTCCCCTCGCGAAGCTCATCGAGAAGTGCCGCCCGACATCGAGGGCCACGCACGTCGCCTTCATTTCGGCCAACAAACCGCAGGAGATGCCCGGCATCGTCAATGCGCCCTGGTATGACTGGCCGTATTTCGA
This window harbors:
- the msrP gene encoding protein-methionine-sulfoxide reductase catalytic subunit MsrP, which translates into the protein MANIIIPPGWRIHDREATDRGGYTNRRQFMKNTGMAIAGLAVAPGCMARSKPSIVPAGPLDTIPDDAPRAGLPAARNARYTVPERPLTDRVTASSYNNFYEFISTGDLKNVWPLVGDYDPFPETIKVRGMVEEDLDLNLSELIEEMDLEERLYRFRCVEAWSMTIPWTGFPLAKLIEKCRPTSRATHVAFISANKPQEMPGIVNAPWYDWPYFEGLRLDEAMNELAFVATGMYGEPLPKQNGSPIRLVLPWKYGYKGPKAVVELRFGDREPATFWNKLQPAEYGFLSNVNPFLPHPRWTQASERFIRSESDIERRQTGLFNGYAEFVGDLYPDEPKTLTRGVVR